In one Lolium rigidum isolate FL_2022 chromosome 3, APGP_CSIRO_Lrig_0.1, whole genome shotgun sequence genomic region, the following are encoded:
- the LOC124704161 gene encoding F-box protein At5g49610-like — MNPGSSRGPSCFSCFGWNLRSGRHRLMTVFLRDKQRDMEPKKEITMPFLTDDLVVEILSRLPLKSFCRFKCVCKSWLAFSSDPHHSQKLPRTPAGLLYQRCDYRSPIHLAGLPSSGREIDTALCFVPSYHHLRLMDCSNGLLLCCYEGFTGYFPDVSRSVVCNPATQEWMFLPHTQPGSDSDYHVVLCFDPLWSQHFYVFKFQKRRSSHPVDQPINEFEIFSSQDLLWHSSLLESEIGFHGRSHFIQGVLYIEHSLDHCVLAMEIAAATTSTQLLKQRTIQLPGFPMPEMSRRCRGYVSQSSGVLCYAQQELDGCTMQIWRLEGSSSERWVVKHRLNMVNAFGRDVLLYTDSSGSVWSEYYILAFDLDREVVILGKRGTWKFLLFSISTGKLSELQTPTTCELSTEFYYVPYYCNLPSFSASRDSTRLVR, encoded by the exons ATGAACCCTGGATCTTCCCGCGGCCCATCCTGCTTTTCCTGCTTCGGATGGAATTTGAGGTCTGGGCGGCATCGCCTG ATGACGGTCTTTCTCCGGGATAAGCAAAGAGACATGGAACCCAAGAAAGAAATAACCATGCCATTCCTAACTGATGATCTAGTGGTGGAGATTCTGTCTCGGTTGCCGCTGAAATCATTTTGTCGATTCAAGTGTGTTTGCAAATCTTGGCTTGCCTTCTCGTCTGATCCACATCACAGCCAGAAGCTCCCAAGAACTCCAGCTGGTCTCTTGTACCAAAGGTGCGATTATCGCAGTCCCATCCATCTCGCCGGACTTCCGTCAAGTGGCAGGGAAATAGACACAGCTCTTTGTTTTGTGCCAAGTTATCATCATCTAAGGCTAATGGATTGTAGCAACGGCCTACTCCTGTGCTGTTATGAAGGTTTCACAGGATATTTTCCAGATGTTTCACGTTCGGTTGTGTGCAATCCGGCAACGCAAGAGTGGATGTTTCTCCCACATACTCAACCGGGATCAGATTCTGATTATCATGTCGTGTTGTGCTTTGATCCATTATGGTCCCAACACTTTTATGTCTTCAAATTCCAGAAGAGGCGTTCGTCGCATCCTGTAGACCAACCAATCAATGAATTTGAGATATTCTCCTCTCAGGATCTCTTATGGCATAGTAGTCTCCTGGAAAGTGAAATTGGTTTTCATGGTCGATCACACTTCATTCAAGGGGTGTTGTATATTGAGCATTCATTGGATCATTGTGTCCTTGCAATGGAAATAGCTGCAGCGACCACAAGTACACAACTGCTCAAACAAAGGACTATTCAGCTGCCAGGATTCCCCATGCCAGAGATGTCCCGCCGTTGTCGTGGCTACGTTTCCCAGTCATCAGGGGTCTTATGCTATGCTCAGCAAGAACTAGATGGTTGCACGATGCAAATTTGGCGTTTGGAAGGCTCTTCGTCTGAGAGGTGGGTGGTGAAGCATCGGCTAAATATGGTCAATGCATTTGGGAGGGATGTCTTGCTCTACACTGAttcttccggatccgtgtggtccGAATATTACATCTTGGCTTTTGACCTTGATAGGGAGGTTGTTATCCTGGGGAAGCGAGGCACTTGGAAATTCCTCTTATTTAGCATTAGTACCGGAAAACTCTCAGAGCTTCAGACTCCCACAACCTGTGAACTGTCTACAGAATTTTACTACGTTCCATACTACTGCAACCTTCCTAGCTTCAGTGCGTCAAGGGACTCTACACGTTTAGTAAGGTAA
- the LOC124704162 gene encoding prostamide/prostaglandin F synthase-like, with protein MATAISLSLSYARLRTSAPRTPCLRRVPASGSCGPFPRLCRRSLRVSAAAGASPLDAGNPAWDALDGVSVFAAGTGDAVPLRDLWDSTEGVAVVALLRHFGCFCCWELASDLKNSMEKFESAGAKLIAIGVGTSDKARILADRLPFPSDSLYADPERKAYDVLGLYHGIGRTLFSPASAKIYTRLDSIKEATKNYTLQGTPSDLTGVMQQGGMFVFRGKELLYAWRDEGTGDHAPLDDVLGVCCKVPAT; from the exons ATGGCGACAGccatctcgctctcgctctcgtACGCTCGACTCCGCACCTCCGCTCCTCGCACGCCGTGTCTCCGGCGCGTGCCCGCCTCGGGATCTTGCGGCCCCTTCCCGCGACTCTGCCGCCGGTCGCTGCGCGTCTCAGCTGCGGCGGGGGCTTCGCCCCTCGACGCCGGCAACCCCGCGTGGGACGCTCTCGACGGCGTCTCGGTCTTCGCCGCGGGCACCGGCGACGCCGTCCCGCTCAGGGACCTGTGGGACTCCACCGAG ggcgtggccgtggtggcgctGCTGAGGCATTTCGGATGCTTCTGCTG CTGGGAGCTGGCCTCTGATCTGAAGAACTCCATGGAGAAATTCGAGTCCGCGGGCGCTAAACTGATCGCCATCGGCGTTGGCACCTCTGATAAAGCACGAATTCTGGCCGATCGG CTGCCGTTTCCTTCGGATAGCTTGTACGCCGACCCGGAGCGCAAG GCTTACGATGTCCTGGGCCTGTACCACGGAATAGGCCGGACCCTCTTCAGTCCAGCTAGT GCTAAAATATACACGAGGCTCGACTCCATCAAGGAGGCGACAAAGAACTACACGCTGCAAGGCACACCATCTGACCTGACGGGTGTCATGCAGCAG GGTGGAATGTTCGTGTTCAGAGGGAAAGAGCTGTTGTACGCATGGAGAGACGAAGGGACCGGCGATCACGCACCTTTGGATGATGTCCTCGGCGTTTGCTGCAAAGTTCCTGCTACCTGA
- the LOC124700432 gene encoding putative D-cysteine desulfhydrase 1, mitochondrial — protein sequence MVPNTSIHRLFSPHVAICRWTSTAANGVTFAVSSPAAHIGAFLSKKPYTPPSWASDLSLVPSHKFTLGQFPTPIHKWNLPNLPKDTEVWIKRDDLAGMELSGNKVRKLEFLMADAVAQGADCVITVGGIQSNHCRATAVAAKYVNLDSYLILATSTPLVDKDPGLVGNLLVERLLGAHIDLVSKREFVKFGSVALTDLLKKRLLEKGRKPYVISGGGSNSLGHWGYIEAVREIEQQIQLSCDIQFDDIVVACGSGGTVAGLALGSQLSSLKAKVHGFSVCYNSRYFYDNVQGHIDELHPGLNSHDIVSIEDAKGLGYAMSTAEELKFIKDIAAATGIVLDPVYSGKAAYGMLKDMSSNPTKWKGRKVLFVHTGGLLGLYDKVDQLASLVGSWRRMDLEEFVHAKMALRKVA from the exons ATGGTCCCAAATACTTCCATTCACCGATTGTTCTCCCCACACGTTGCAATCTGCCGCTGGACCTCGACTGCTGCAAATGGTGTGACATTTGCTGTATCTTCTCCCGCAGCCCATATCGGCGCCTTCCTTTCTAAGAAGCCATATACGCCGCCGTCCTGGGCCTCAGACCTCTCCCTCGTCCCGTCCCACAAATTCACCCTCGGCCAA TTTCCAACTCCGATTCACAAGTGGAACCTCCCCAATTTGCCGAAAGACACAGAAGTATGGATCAAG CGGGATGATCTTGCTGGAATGGAACTGAGTGGCAACAAAGTTCGGAAGCTCGAATTTCTGATGGCAGATGCCGTCGCGCAGGGTGCCGACTGCGTTATTACTGTCGGTGGTATCCAGAGCAACCATTGCCGAGCCACTGCCGTGGCTGCCAAGTATGTTAATCTTGATTCATATCTGATACTAGCTACCTCCACG CCTCTTGTGGATAAAGATCCTGGTTTGGTTGGTAATCTACTTGTCGAGAGATTGTTGGGAGCGCACATTGATCTTGTCTCAAAAAgagaatttgttaaatttgggagTGTG GCTTTAACTGATTTGCTAAAAAAGAGACTTCTGGAAAAAGGACGGAAGCCGTATGTGATTTCTGGTGGTGGATCCAACTCATTAGGACATTG GGGATATATTGAGGcagtaagagagattgagcagcaAATTCAGTTATCTTGTGATATTCAGTTTGATGACATTGTTGTTGCATGCGGCAG TGGTGGAACTGTTGCTGGTCTTGCTTTAGGATCGCAATTGAGTAGCTTAAAGGCAAAA GTCCATGGATTCTCTGTTTGTTATAACTCTCGATACTTCTATGACAATGTTCAAGGTCATATTGATGAACTTCATCCTGGTTTGAATTCCCATGATATAGTCAGCATTGAAGAT GCTAAGGGCTTAGGTTATGCCATGAGCACAGCTGAGGAGCTTAAATTTATAAAGGATATAGCTGCAGCAACTGGCATTGTGCTTGATCCAGTCTACAG TGGGAAGGCAGCATATGGTATGCTGAAAGACATGTCCAGCAATCCAACCAAGTGGAAAGGGCGAAAGGTCCTCTTTGTCCATACTGGTGGTCTCCTTGGGTTGTATGATAAGGTGGATCAGCTGGCATCTTTAGTTGGGAGCTGGCGCAGAATGGATCTTGAAGAATTTGTCCATGCAAAGATGGCACTC